A genomic segment from Ciona intestinalis chromosome 10, KH, whole genome shotgun sequence encodes:
- the LOC104266154 gene encoding helicase SKI2W-like, whose amino-acid sequence MVESEDFPQCGFNLLETSVCGELVVTKSNCNNDSLTCQSLLLPIADLPVLKSATQEVVETCLNLEELAIFHRRNTQTIWPKENDLSAVYSLEQCPPSSTLQVERNETTGEILGVFEEDIHSGINLTAKNACTMARAPGAPVDRTRGSSNNFPFWPGGMEEPNADELISVTKSEGEEIDFQSDLLSCPAGFETGVTFEANQIGQEHKLNMSDIFDQYAFEELGSIPEPKVEVVPKEQSDKPLVNMENETVDKLLPSLNLKSTRSPSENIAMPGDKPLSEEKWAYKVDIDTSVTNFHQQVPVMARTWPFELDTFQKQAVLKLEDRKSVFVAAHTSAGKTVVAEYAIALSAKHMTRVIYTSPIKALSNQKFRDFKQTFSDVGLITGDVQINPDAFCLIMTTEILRSMLYNGSDTIRDLEWVIFDEVHYINDSERGVVWEEVLIMLPVHCNVVLLSATVPNTMEFANWIGRTKQKKIYVISTQKRPVPLTHYLYTGNSNKTNDQMFLIVDSNRKFDTAGYQKALTARTERSNKQQKTGAKVQRITNPASDKGIWLSLLNRLCKLNQLPVVAFTFSRKRCDENAALLSSLDLTSTQEKSEIHIFVNKCVKKLKGSDQNLPQVQQMSEQLQHGIGVHHSGILPILKEVVEMLFARGLVKLLFATETFAMGVNMPARTVVFDSLRKHDGTKMRNLLAGEYIQMAGRAGRRGLDDVGNVIILCKGQVPEMAELQIMMLGRPTKLESQFRLTYGMILNLLRVEQLRVEEVMKRSFSEFGSRKNSKAREQRVRELNVQMKRGEEMRELIETTDYEDYLNTCQELLRLRKSVYKQVLSSPSSTKLIHPGRIVVLSCSPYQQHLAVTLKVNTSRVEKYFTVMVLTEKEPPKTDINCWDPRYIMGQLLTVPVSTPCEKLLEITIDDILVITNKKLKIQSDRIFEDCKRREIPRFSSDLPDKATGIALQELLRILQSKDCGQVDLRADLGVNEIDMVENILSMNSLIDLVTSAFQCVSSPLFNTQVHEVAAFVQLKKELNDLKYLLSEKSLLLLPEFKQRKLVLKQLRYIDFGGAVQLKGRVACEISSHEIVLTEIIFENVFSTMEPAEIVALLSSVVFQQRVDMGDVTLTPNLKEGMNKIIEVAKSVGELQWAQGIQQPVEDFVKTLNFGLVEVVYEWAQGTSFKDITNLTLVQEGMVVRTIQRLYETCRDVRNAARVIGDPTLFEKMKTCSELIKRDIVFAASLYTQ is encoded by the coding sequence ATGGTGGAATCAGAGGATTTCCCACAATGTGGGTTTAACCTGCTTGAAACAAGCGTTTGTGGTGAACTGGTTGTTACCAAGTCAAACTGCAACAATGACAGTCTTACATGCCAGTCATTACTCTTGCCTATTGCTGACCTCCCAGTGTTGAAATCTGCAACTCAAGAAGTGGTTGAAACATGCCTCAATCTTGAGGAGCTTGCGATATTTCACAGGCGCAATACTCAAACAATATGGCCAAAAGAGAATGATTTAAGTGCTGTCTATTCTTTGGAGCAATGCCCACCATCCAGTACACTACAGGTGGAAAGAAATGAAACAACTGGAGAAATTCTTGGTGTGTTTGAAGAGGATATTCACTCTGGTATTAACCTGACAGCAAAAAACGCTTGCACAATGGCGCGCGCTCCTGGTGCGCCAGTTGACCGTACTAGAGGGTCAAGCAACAATTTCCCTTTTTGGCCTGGGGGTATGGAAGAGCCAAATGCAGATGAATTGATTTCAGTTACAAAATCAGAAGGCGAAGAAATTGATTTTCAGAGTGATCTGTTATCATGCCCTGCGGGGTTTGAGACAGGCGTCACATTTGAAGCGAATCAAATTGGACAAGAACACAAGTTAAATATGTCTGACATCTTTGATCAATATGCATTTGAAGAATTGGGTTCAATACCTGAGCCAAAGGTTGAAGTTGTTCCTAAAGAACAAAGTGACAAACCATTAGTTAATATGGAAAATGAAACCGTCGACAAGCTTTTACCATCTCTTAACCTAAAATCCACACGTAGTCCTAGTGAAAACATTGCTATGCCAGGAGATAAGCCCTTAAGTGAAGAAAAATGGGCATATAAAGTTGATATAGATACCTCAGTTACCAATTTTCACCAACAAGTGCCTGTTATGGCAAGAACATGGCCATTTGAATTAGACACCTTTCAAAAACAAGCGGTTTTAAAGCTGGAAGACCGTAAAAGTGTGTTCGTTGCCGCTCATACATCAGCAGGCAAAACAGTAGTAGCCGAATATGCCATTGCTCTGTCTGCAAAGCACATGACAAGAGTGATATACACAAGTCCGATCAAAGCACTGTCAAATCAGAAGTTTcgtgattttaaacaaacttttagtGACGTTGGTTTGATAACAGGCGATGTGCAAATTAACCCTGATGCATTTTGCTTGATAATGACGACAGAAATTTTAAGGTCTATGTTGTATAATGGCTCTGATACAATTAGAGACCTGGAGTGGGTCATTTTTGATGAGGTTCACTACATAAATGACTCTGAAAGAGGGGTAGTATGGGAAGAAGTCCTCATCATGCTGCCTGTGCATTGCAATGTTGTTTTGCTCAGTGCTACTGTACCAAACACCATGGAGTTTGCTAATTGGATTGGGCGCACTAAGCAGAAGAAAATCTATGTCATCAGCACGCAAAAGCGACCGGTGCCTCTTACTCATTACCTTTACACAGGCAAcagtaacaaaacaaatgatCAGATGTTTTTGATTGTTGACTCAAACCGAAAATTTGACACAGCTGGATATCAAAAAGCTCTAACTGCGAGGACTGAACGGTcaaataaacagcaaaaaacTGGAGCAAAAGTTCAACGAATCACGAACCCTGCTTCTGACAAAGGGATCTGGCTCTCTCTACTTAACAGGCTGTGTAAGTTAAACCAACTCCCAGTTGTGGCTTTTACATTTTCAAGGAAGAGGTGCGATGAAAATGCAGCTTTGCTTTCCTCTCTTGATCTTACTAGCACTCAAGAAAAAAGTGAGATTCATATTTTTGTGAATAAGTgtgtgaaaaagttaaaaggGAGTGACCAGAACCTCCCGCAAGTTCAACAAATGAGTGAACAGCTACAACACGGTATTGGTGTTCACCACAGTGGGATTCTACCAATCTTAAAAGAAGTGGTTGAAATGCTGTTTGCTCGGGGATTGGTAAAGCTTCTTTTTGCCACCGAAACATTCGCAATGGGTGTTAACATGCCGGCAAGGACTGTTGTATTTGACAGCCTTCGAAAACATGACGGTACGAAAATGAGAAATCTTCTGGCTGGAGAGTATATACAAATGGCTGGAAGGGCAGGTAGAAGAGGGCTGGATGATGTCGGAAATGTCATTATTCTCTGCAAGGGCCAGGTTCCGGAGATGGCTGAGCTGCAAATAATGATGCTTGGAAGACCTACCAAGCTGGAATCTCAGTTCCGCCTCACTTACGGGATGATCCTCAACCTCCTCCGTGTAGAACAGCTGAGAGTGGAAGAAGTGATGAAAAGAAGCTTCTCCGAGTTTGGTTCCAGAAAGAATTCGAAAGCCCGAGAACAAAGAGTACGAGAACTGAATGTTCAAATGAAGAGAGGTGAGGAGATGAGGGAGTTAATTGAAACCACTGATTATGAAGATTACCTTAACACCTGCCAAGAACTCCTCAGGTTAAGGAAGTCCGTGTACAAGCAGGTTCTATCAAGCCCATCTTCAACTAAACTAATCCACCCTGGACGAATTGTGGTGCTGTCATGCTCACCTTACCAGCAACACCTGGCCGTCACTCTCAAAGTAAACACCTCACGGGTAGAAAAGTATTTTACTGTGATGGTGCTGACAGAAAAGGAGCCACCCAAGACTGATATAAACTGCTGGGATCCAAGGTacataatgggccaactgctCACTGTGCCTGTGTCTACTCCATGTGAGAAATTGCTTGAAATAACCATTGATGATATACTGGTTATTAcgaataaaaaacttaaaattcaaTCTGATCGTATTTTTGAAGATTGCAAAAGAAGGGAAATACCTCGGTTCAGCTCAGATTTACCGGACAAAGCAACTGGTATCGCTCTTCAAGAACTTTTACGCATTCTTCAGTCTAAAGACTGTGGTCAAGTGGATCTAAGAGCTGATCTTGGTGTAAACGAAATAGATATGGTAGAAAACATTCTTAGCATGAATTCCTTAATAGATTTAGTAACCTCAGCATTTCAATGCGTTTCCTCCCCTTTGTTTAACACCCAAGTACACGAAGTTGCTGCGTTTGTTCAACTTAAGAAAGAACTGAACGATCTAAAGTATCTACTCAGCGAAAAAAGTCTGCTTCTCCTGCCAGAATTCAAGCAAAGAAAGTTAGTTCTAAAACAGTTACGTTACATCGATTTTGGTGGAGCTGTTCAGTTAAAAGGCCGAGTCGCTTGCGAAATTTCGTCTCATGAAATAGTTCTCACTGAGATCATATTTGAAAACGTCTTCTCCACCATGGAACCGGCTGAGATCGTCGCTCTTCTATCTTCAGTTGTCTTCCAGCAAAGAGTCGACATGGGCGATGTCACTCTTACCCCAAACTTAAAGGAAGGCATGAACAAAATTATTGAAGTTGCAAAAAGTGTAGGCGAGCTGCAGTGGGCCCAAGGCATCCAGCAGCCTGTagaagattttgttaaaaccttAAACTTCGGACTTGTAGAAGTTGTGTATGAATGGGCACAAGGCACTTCTTTCAAAGACATCACAAATTTAACTTTGGTACAGGAAGGTATGGTGGTACGTACTATACAAAGACTTTACGAAACTTGTCGGGATGTTCGTAACGCTGCAAGGGTAATCGGGGACCCCACATTATTTGAGAAAATGAAAACCTGTTCAGAACTTATCAAGCGGGACATTGTATTTGCAGCGAGCTTGTACACGCAATAA